One Dioscorea cayenensis subsp. rotundata cultivar TDr96_F1 chromosome 15, TDr96_F1_v2_PseudoChromosome.rev07_lg8_w22 25.fasta, whole genome shotgun sequence genomic region harbors:
- the LOC120277726 gene encoding uncharacterized protein LOC120277726: MVAKEWLKRVIATFDDMVLEEDLRLKVATRLLEGRARVWWESLKGRSRVVLSWSDFQREFDEEYYTRFHRDQKRQEFMQLNQGSRSVTEYETELKDLANFVPELVGSEEVLCSKFEAGLNLSVRERMAVTGNQSFKEVVQLALRAEKLVLEGRRIRESISKRRGAEMSQSSKKSRGESSSSGAPSVGFFRVPPAQTSGQQSSLP, translated from the coding sequence ATGGTTGCCAAAGAGTGGCTAAAGCGGGTGATAGCTACTTTCGACGACATGGTTCTAGAAGAAGACCTGAGGCTCAAGGTTGCTACGAGGTTACTTGAGGGCAGAGCCAGAGTTTGGTGGGAAAGTCTGAAAGGTCGTTCCCGTGTTGTTTTGAGTTGGTCAGATTTTCAGAGGGAGTTTGACGAGGAGTACTACACCCGTTTCCATAGAGACCAGAAAAGGCAGGAGTTCATGCAGTTGAACCAGGGTAGCAGATCTGTGACAGAGTATGAGACAGAATTAAAGGACCTAGCAAACTTTGTACCAGAACTGGTAGGTTCTGAGGAAGTCCTGTGTTCGAAGTTCGAGGCCGGACTGAACCTCAGTGTCCGGGAGAGGATGGCAGTCACAGGAAACCAGAGTTTTAAGGAAGTAGTGCAGTTGGCCCTTCGAGCAGAAAAGTTGGTCCTGGAAGGCAGACGAATCCGTGAAAGCATCAGTAAGAGGAGAGGTGCAGAAATGAGTCAATCCTCAAAGAAGAGCAGAGGTGAGAGTTCATCTAGTGGTGCACCTTCAGTTGGTTTCTTCAGGGTTCCACCGGCCCAGACCAGCGGGCAGCAGAGTTCACTACCTTGA